Genomic window (Verrucomicrobiota bacterium):
CGGGCGTTTCCGCGGCTTTCTCCTGGCGTCGTTCAAGCACTTCATGGCGGATGAGTGGAAGAAGGGGCGGCGCCAGAAGCGGGGTGGGGGAGTCGAACAGATCTCGCTCGACGCCGGGGAGGCGGAAGATCGATACGGCCTGGAGCCGGTGGAAATCCGGGATGCGGAACGGCTGTTCCAACGTCGCTGGGCCATGACAATCCTCGACCGGGCCCTGGGTCGGTTGGAAGCCGAGTTCGTTGCCTCGGAACGCTCGCGGGTGTTCCATGAACTCCGTCCCTTCCTCGTGGGCGACAGCACCGGGACCTACGCGGAGGCCGCCCGGGCCTTGAACACGTCCGAGGCCGCCATCAAGATGACGGTGTCGCGACTGCGGCAGCGGGCGCGAGTGATAATTCGGGACGAGATTGCGCAAACGGTTTCGACCCCGGCCGAGGTGGACGAGGAGTTTCGGGCGCTGCTCGAAGCGCTGCGCTCCTGAAAAGCCGTCCCGGATCCGCGGGGTTTCCCACTTTCTGTTACCTTTTCCGGATTTTGTCGCTGGAAGGGGTGAACGGATATGCTGGCGAGCATGAAATCTCAAACCTGCCCGGAATGCGGCGGCGCGATCCCGCCCGACGCCTCCGGCGGACTCTGCCCCGCCTGTCTGCTCGGCCTGGCAGATTCCTCCTGAGAGGAGGCGGCGGCGGAATCCGACCGCCTTTGGCCCCTATCATCGGCCGCCACCGCCGCCAGCCCGCCCGCGCGTTTCGGGGATTACGAGCTGCTGGACGAGATCGCACGGGGCGGCATGGGTGTCGTCTACAAGGCCCGGCAACGGGGACTCGATCGGGTGGTGGCGTTGAAGATGGTCCAATTCGGGAGTTTCGCCAGCGAACAGGCCCGACAGCGCTTCCGGGTGGAAGCCATGGCCGCCGCCCGTCTCAGACATCCCCACATCGTGGCCATTCACGATGTCGGTCAGCTCGACGGGCAACCCTTCTTCACCATGGATTTCGTCGAGGGACGGAACCTAGCCGCCGTCACGAGCCAGGGACCGGTTCCGGTTCGGCAGGCCGTGCAGGACGGCGATTTCTTCCGCGCCCGCCAGCTTTTGGAAAGGCATCGTCCGGGAGGGACGACTTCCACGTCGTCCCTGACTTCTTCATGGGACAAGCAGACGGGAGAGCAGAAAGTCCAGCCATCCCAAGCGAGCACCGAACAAGCGCTATCGAGACCAGATGCCTTGTCTCTCGAAAGAGACCGGAACGAGCTTGCAACGCGTCCCTACCGCTCCGACGGCACCGATGCAACGGCCTCGCCAACGCTCTCTCCCTTCTCCGCATCCCTTCCGCCCGCAATGGACCTGCGCGGCTGGGAATGGGGCTATCTCTGGCGCGAGACGCAGGGCGACCCGCACCGCGTGCTGCTACAACTCGATCAGCCGACCCGCCCGTTGGGCGTGCTGGCGGACGGTCAGACGATCTACGTCGGCTCGGAAGACAAGACTTTGCGCCTGCTGGATCTGGCATCGGGCGCGGAACGGGCGGTGCTCCGGCATCCGGAAGCACTTCGCGCCGCGGCCGCCTCGCCCGATGGCCGCCAGTTGGCGGTCAGTGGATTCGATGGCACGATCACCCTCCTAGACACCGCTTCGTGGCAGGAAGTCGCCCTGCTCAACGGCCACGCGGACACGGTCTATCATCTCGCCTTCAGCGTGGATGGCCGGACGCTCCTCTCCGCCAGCCGCGAGCGGCTGCGCGTGTGGCGCGCGGATACCGGACCGGAAAGCAACGCACTCAACTTAAACTCTCCAGCAACCACACCATGAAACCCACGACATGCGTCACTCGAGATCCCGCCTGCAGGCGGCCGCTTCGTGAACACGGAGCTCCCAACGCGTCCATGCAGCTCAGTTCCGGGAGGGCGGCGTTCCACCGCCGTCCCAAATTTTCAGAGGGTGCTCAGTATGGGCTGCGGTGGAACGTAGCCCTCCCGCCTTCGCTCATCGGCCCGAGGGGGAAGCCACGCACGTGCACGAAGGCCGCCATCACCCTCATCGAATTGCTCGTCGTCATCGCCATCATCGCCATCCTGGCGGGGATGCTCCTGCCGGCTCTGGGGAAGGCGAAGCAGAAGGCGCAGGGCATCCAGTGCCTCAACAATCAGAAGCAACTCACCCTCGCCTGGACGATGTATGCGCATGACAATCGAGACTCCATC
Coding sequences:
- a CDS encoding sigma-70 family RNA polymerase sigma factor; translation: MQAGRSHAVFATTRWSLVQAAGDGVSPEAVAALNTLANTYWYPLYAFARRSGCTPNDAEDLTQGYFARLIDRNGLGDVRSDRGRFRGFLLASFKHFMADEWKKGRRQKRGGGVEQISLDAGEAEDRYGLEPVEIRDAERLFQRRWAMTILDRALGRLEAEFVASERSRVFHELRPFLVGDSTGTYAEAARALNTSEAAIKMTVSRLRQRARVIIRDEIAQTVSTPAEVDEEFRALLEALRS